A genomic segment from Denticeps clupeoides unplaced genomic scaffold, fDenClu1.1, whole genome shotgun sequence encodes:
- the LOC114780100 gene encoding LOW QUALITY PROTEIN: glutamyl-tRNA(Gln) amidotransferase subunit A, mitochondrial-like (The sequence of the model RefSeq protein was modified relative to this genomic sequence to represent the inferred CDS: inserted 1 base in 1 codon) — protein sequence MSALRFSIREVSKALREGRVSATDLCRKCLQRIRETHYLNAYISVTEELAMQQAERRRKLRLLRGYTFMWEPRGILDGVPFSVKDNFCTQGVETTCASLMLKGYTPPFNATVVQKLLDQGAVLLGKTNLDEFAMGSGSTDSSFGPVRNPWSEAVTGGRSSTELGSDWAIAGGSSGGSAAAVASLSCYLSLGSDTGGSTRNPGALCGVVALKPTYGVLSRHGLIPLVNSMDVPGILTRRVCDAAIVLDILRGPDERDSTTVPSPALDCALTEELDLTRITVGIPQEYHAPGLSPETARQWERVAAALAAAGARVREVSLPHTQHSIVCYHVLCCSEVASNMARFDGLEYGHRSSVETSTDALYAATRHEGFNDVVRRRILAGNYFLLKQNYERYFVKAQQVRRLIADDFSHVFCSGVDVLLTPTTLCDAPTYTHFTQEDNRTRSTQEDVFTQPVNMAGLPAVSVPVALSARGLPXSLQLIGSKMQDKKLLSVAHWLEQQVDFPQICFRGDDEARERTRGCEE from the exons ATGAGTGCGCTGAGGTTCTCAATCAGGGAG GTGTCTAAGGCACTAAGAGAGGGGCGTGTCTCTGCCACTGACCTGTGCCGAAAATGTCTGCAGCGGATCCGAGAGACGCATTACCTGAACGCCTACATCAGTGTCACTGAAGAGCTTGCCATGCAGCAGGCAGAGAGGAGGCGGAAGCTCCGGCTGCTGAGGGGGTAtacatttatgt GGGAACCTCGTGGCATTCTGGATGGCGTCCCGTTCTCTGTGAAGGACAATTTCTGCACACAGGGTGTAGAGACCACCTGCGCCTCCCTCATGCTGAAAG GATACACTCCGCCCTTCAACGCCACCGTCGTCCAGAAGCTGCTGGACCAGGGCGCGGTTCTGCTGGGGAAGACCAACCTGGACGAGTTTGCCATGGG TTCAGGCAGCACCGACAGTTCCTTCGGGCCTGTGCGGAATCCCTGGAGTGAGGCCGTGACCGGTGGGCGGAGCAGCACGGAACTGGGCTCTGATTGGGCGATAGCGGGAGGGAGCTCTGGAGGGAGCGCTGCCGCTGTAGCATCGCTAAGCTGCtacct GTCTCTGGGTTCTGATACAGGCGGCTCGACGCGGAACCCTGGCGCTCTGTGTGGTGTGGTTGCTCTGAAACCGACCTACGGCGTCCTGTCCCGCCACGGACTGATTCCCCTCGTCAACTCGATGGACGTCCCTGGAATCCTGACGCGCCGAGTGTGTGATGCCGCCATAGTGCTCG ATATTCTCCGGGGTCCAGATGAGCGAGACTCCACGACAGTCCCAAGCCCCGCCCTAGACTGCGCGCTGACAGAGGAGCTGGATTTGACCCGCATCACAGTTGGAATCCCACAG GAGTATCACGCGCCGGGCCTGTCGCCGGAGACCGCGCGGCAGTGGGAGCGCGTGGCCGCGGCGTTGGCGGCGGCCGGGGCTCGGGTGCGGGAGGTGAGCCTCCCCCACACGCAGCACTCCATCGTCTGctaccacgtgctgtgctgcagcgagGTCGCCTCCAACATGGCGCGCTTCGACGGCCTGGAGTACG GTCACCGCAGCTCAGTGGAGACGTCGACGGACGCTTTATATGCTGCCACGCGTCACGAGGGTTTCAATGATGTTGTCCGCCGCCGGATCCTCGCCGGAAACTACTTTCTGCTCAAACA GAACTACGAGCGGTACTTTGTGAAGGCGCAGCAGGTGCGTCGCCTGATCGCCGATGATTTCTCGCATGTCTTCTGCTCCGGCGTGGACGTCCTGCTCACACCCACCACGCTGTGCGACGCgcccacctacacacacttcacacaggaGGACAACCGCACACGCAGCACGCAGGAGGACGTCTTCACACAACCCGTCAACATGGCAG GTCTCCCAGCAGTCAGTGTGCCGGTCGCGCTGTCGGCCAGAGGCCTGC TCAGCCTGCAGCTGATTGGTTCCAAGATGCAGGACAAGAAGTTGTTGTCAGTAGCGCATTGGCTGGAACAGCAGGTGGACTTCCCTCAGATCTGTTTCCGTGGCGATGATGAGGCGCGAGAGCGGACACGGGGGTGTGAGGAGG